The following proteins are co-located in the Sulfurospirillum deleyianum DSM 6946 genome:
- a CDS encoding double-cubane-cluster-containing anaerobic reductase, with product MGIEAHKDLLSSIGVDVERHAKMMGMGLEAYKAQFLGQPNRPKAMEYFDWFMSEIQGQRIAEINQLRAEKKPAVGTFCIFVPEEIVVGAGGACYGLCGGSNATIADAETELPRNICPLIKSAHGFKLQRTCAYTQSSDFIYGETTCEAKKKAWEILAKHHPVHVMNIPHMKREKDLKMWQEEIEEFKEHIEGVIEQPLSLEAMKEGVRKVNAKRSALQRLDKLRSSNPDIMPISGKDCLWITQVGFMDDIERYTAKINELCDELEERVKEGVSVFPKDTPRLMVLGTPFAPPNWKLHTAVENTGGCVINEESCIGHRYFKDNVDIEGVQNDDELYARLMERYSKIDCACFTPNTGRIDKIVQMYKERQADGVIYYTLSFCHTYNVESHLVTEAMAKEGIPCLVIESDYSPEDAGQIKTRVEAFLESISFKKKAQAFANK from the coding sequence ATGGGCATAGAAGCACATAAAGATTTACTTTCGAGTATTGGTGTGGACGTAGAGCGTCACGCAAAGATGATGGGTATGGGTCTAGAAGCCTATAAGGCGCAGTTTTTAGGGCAACCTAATCGACCCAAAGCGATGGAGTATTTTGACTGGTTTATGAGTGAGATTCAAGGGCAGAGAATCGCTGAAATCAATCAACTTCGTGCGGAGAAAAAACCCGCTGTTGGAACGTTTTGTATCTTTGTACCTGAAGAGATTGTTGTGGGTGCTGGTGGGGCGTGTTATGGCTTATGCGGTGGCTCTAATGCGACCATTGCGGACGCTGAGACGGAACTGCCTCGTAACATTTGCCCGCTTATCAAATCCGCACACGGTTTTAAACTTCAACGCACCTGTGCTTACACCCAATCAAGTGACTTTATCTACGGTGAAACCACCTGTGAAGCGAAGAAAAAAGCGTGGGAAATCCTTGCCAAACACCATCCCGTGCATGTGATGAACATTCCACATATGAAGCGTGAGAAAGACCTTAAAATGTGGCAAGAAGAGATAGAAGAGTTTAAAGAGCATATTGAAGGGGTGATTGAGCAACCTTTAAGCCTTGAAGCGATGAAAGAGGGTGTGCGCAAAGTCAATGCTAAACGCTCCGCTCTTCAAAGATTGGACAAACTTCGTAGCTCAAACCCCGATATTATGCCGATTAGCGGGAAAGATTGTTTGTGGATTACGCAAGTGGGTTTTATGGACGACATCGAACGCTACACTGCAAAAATCAATGAACTCTGCGATGAGTTAGAAGAGCGTGTCAAAGAGGGTGTGAGTGTTTTTCCAAAAGATACGCCTCGTTTGATGGTTTTAGGCACGCCGTTTGCGCCACCAAACTGGAAACTTCACACGGCGGTGGAAAACACAGGAGGCTGTGTCATCAATGAAGAGAGCTGTATCGGACATCGTTACTTTAAAGACAATGTGGACATTGAGGGTGTGCAAAATGATGACGAACTTTATGCGCGTTTGATGGAGCGTTACTCGAAGATTGATTGTGCGTGTTTTACACCTAATACAGGACGTATTGATAAAATCGTACAGATGTACAAAGAAAGACAAGCCGATGGTGTCATCTACTACACGCTCTCTTTTTGTCACACGTATAATGTTGAATCCCACCTTGTTACCGAGGCGATGGCAAAAGAGGGAATTCCCTGTCTAGTCATTGAATCAGACTATTCACCTGAGGATGCAGGGCAGATTAAAACCCGTGTCGAGGCGTTTTTAGAGAGCATTAGCTTTAAGAAAAAAGCCCAAGCGTTTGCGAATAAATAA
- a CDS encoding CZB domain-containing protein, producing MYEVSFLSDKIFASLAKVDHVIYKNDLYALLFGEHTDFTAVTHHECRLGHWYEQGIGKEEFSKMASFGKLENPHAIVHNVANRLAKECGGEKAICSKAEIEAMVREIESASVDVSAALDAMVEEKSKLLMLEAKEHLYDNQVRA from the coding sequence ATGTATGAAGTAAGCTTTCTAAGCGATAAAATTTTTGCATCCTTAGCAAAAGTCGATCATGTCATCTATAAAAACGATCTTTATGCGCTTTTGTTTGGCGAACACACCGACTTTACAGCCGTGACGCATCATGAATGCCGTTTGGGGCATTGGTACGAACAGGGAATTGGTAAAGAAGAGTTTAGCAAAATGGCTTCATTTGGAAAACTGGAAAATCCACATGCCATCGTACATAACGTAGCAAATCGTCTCGCCAAAGAGTGTGGTGGCGAAAAAGCCATCTGCTCCAAAGCAGAGATAGAGGCAATGGTAAGAGAGATTGAAAGTGCTAGTGTCGATGTTTCTGCAGCACTAGACGCAATGGTTGAAGAGAAATCAAAACTATTAATGCTTGAAGCCAAAGAGCATCTTTATGACAATCAAGTGAGGGCATAA